The Flavobacteriaceae bacterium 3519-10 genome includes a window with the following:
- a CDS encoding Lipopolysaccharide biosynthesis protein wzxC, translating to MVNKTQFSMSLKKQAISGMLWTFAQQFSVQGISFVVSIILARLLLPAEFGLIAMISVFVGLANALISSGMTQSLVRTEILDDDDFSTVFYFNLGVSILMYALIYALAPFIADFYRQELLVNILRVYSIVFVIDALAAIQVTRLTKVLNFKTQMKVAVPSLILSGMVGVGMAFYGFGVWSLVGAALTKSFFNTVQYWLWSSWRPVFRFKMEKFRQHFNYGIKILLAGILEIIFSNGITIIIGRFFLPAQVGFYQRADTLKQLPVVNITYMVDKVAFPLFASIQHDDVRLKNAYKKIMQMVIYLIAPVMLILAAVAEPLFRFLFTEKWLPSVPYFQILCLNGLLFPIHSYNLTILKVKGRSDLFLKLEIVKKIIIAVVILLSIQYGIYGLLYGSVISSVLCFFVNTHYSGKFLDYPGFSQLADVLPLLLLGAAAAAVAFGADFFLKTIEAADIIRLLISGFAGILFYAVISHLFKISSFSELKLIILRK from the coding sequence TTGGTTAACAAAACGCAATTCTCGATGTCCTTAAAAAAACAAGCCATATCCGGAATGCTCTGGACCTTTGCACAACAGTTCAGCGTGCAGGGTATATCCTTTGTGGTATCTATTATCCTTGCGCGTCTGCTGTTGCCGGCTGAATTCGGTTTGATTGCGATGATCAGTGTTTTTGTAGGTCTTGCAAATGCCCTAATAAGCAGTGGTATGACGCAGTCGCTGGTACGCACTGAGATTTTGGATGACGATGATTTCTCTACGGTATTCTACTTTAATTTAGGGGTGAGTATTTTAATGTATGCACTTATTTATGCGCTGGCGCCCTTCATTGCTGATTTTTACCGGCAGGAACTTCTTGTTAATATCCTCCGCGTGTATTCTATTGTTTTTGTAATTGATGCTCTCGCGGCAATTCAGGTTACAAGGCTTACTAAAGTCCTTAATTTTAAAACCCAGATGAAGGTCGCGGTACCATCACTTATTCTTTCAGGTATGGTGGGGGTTGGCATGGCTTTTTATGGCTTTGGTGTCTGGAGTTTGGTGGGTGCCGCCCTTACAAAGTCGTTTTTCAATACGGTGCAATACTGGCTGTGGTCGTCATGGCGGCCTGTTTTCCGTTTTAAGATGGAGAAATTCCGGCAACATTTTAACTATGGGATCAAAATCCTGCTTGCCGGCATTTTAGAAATAATTTTTTCAAATGGTATAACCATAATAATAGGGCGTTTTTTCCTTCCGGCACAGGTCGGATTCTACCAGCGTGCTGATACTTTAAAGCAATTACCTGTTGTGAACATCACGTATATGGTGGACAAAGTTGCCTTCCCACTTTTTGCAAGTATCCAGCATGATGATGTCCGATTGAAGAATGCCTACAAAAAGATTATGCAGATGGTTATTTATCTGATTGCACCTGTCATGCTGATTTTGGCAGCGGTAGCTGAACCGCTTTTCCGTTTTTTATTCACTGAAAAATGGCTTCCATCTGTACCGTATTTTCAAATTTTATGCCTTAATGGTTTGCTTTTTCCTATTCACTCTTATAATCTTACTATCTTAAAGGTAAAAGGAAGAAGCGATCTTTTTCTAAAACTTGAAATTGTAAAAAAAATTATTATCGCTGTCGTTATTCTTTTATCAATACAATATGGAATATACGGACTGCTGTACGGTAGTGTAATATCTTCAGTACTCTGCTTTTTTGTAAATACGCATTACAGCGGCAAATTTTTGGATTACCCGGGTTTTTCGCAATTAGCAGACGTCCTGCCTTTACTGCTCTTAGGCGCCGCTGCTGCCGCGGTGGCTTTTGGTGCAGATTTTTTTCTGAAGACAATAGAAGCCGCCGATATAATACGCCTGCTCATAAGTGGTTTTGCAGGAATCCTGTTTTATGCCGTAATTTCGCATCTGTTTAAAATATCTTCCTTTTCTGAACTTAAATTAATTATATTAAGAAAATGA
- a CDS encoding DegT/DnrJ/EryC1/StrS aminotransferase, with protein MIPVTKPFLPPQQIYQSYLEGIWKRQWLTNMGPLSSDLEMKLKDHLKVNHLLFVTNGTVALQLAIKALELKGEIITTPFSFVATTSSIVWEGCTPIFVDIDEQSLNIDPEKIEAAITENTSAILATHVYGNPCDVERIEEIAVKHNLKVIYDAAHAFGVEINGKSIFEYGDVSTCSLHATKLYHSVEGGLIVTKDSSLLRKLALMRNFGFSGPESFSELGINGKNSEFHAAMGLVNLNYMELIHNKRKELCERYDFRLRNLKAIRPHWHGSSRNNYAYYPVIFESGELLLKCVEFLKINEIFTRRYFYPSLAQSLPYVSPQELPITAAISDKVLCLPLFVDLTLEEVDLISRLILRMQNN; from the coding sequence ATGATTCCTGTAACCAAACCTTTTTTACCCCCGCAGCAGATCTATCAGTCTTATCTTGAAGGGATCTGGAAACGGCAGTGGCTCACCAATATGGGACCCCTTTCCAGTGATCTGGAAATGAAGTTAAAGGATCATCTAAAAGTCAACCATCTGCTGTTTGTGACCAACGGTACAGTAGCGTTACAACTTGCAATAAAGGCCCTCGAACTAAAGGGCGAGATTATTACGACCCCGTTCTCATTTGTAGCCACCACCAGCTCCATTGTGTGGGAAGGCTGCACCCCTATATTCGTGGATATTGATGAACAGAGCCTGAATATCGATCCCGAAAAAATAGAAGCGGCCATTACCGAAAACACATCTGCGATCCTGGCTACCCATGTGTATGGAAATCCCTGCGATGTAGAAAGGATTGAGGAAATCGCTGTAAAACATAATCTGAAAGTTATTTATGATGCGGCACATGCATTCGGGGTTGAGATAAACGGGAAGTCCATTTTCGAATACGGTGATGTCTCAACGTGCAGTCTGCATGCCACCAAACTCTACCATTCCGTGGAAGGCGGGTTGATCGTTACGAAGGACAGCTCCCTGCTTAGAAAGCTGGCACTTATGCGGAACTTTGGTTTTAGCGGGCCGGAAAGTTTTTCTGAACTCGGTATTAACGGGAAAAACTCAGAATTTCATGCGGCCATGGGTCTTGTCAACTTGAATTATATGGAACTAATCCATAATAAAAGAAAGGAACTATGTGAAAGATATGATTTTAGATTACGCAACCTAAAAGCTATAAGGCCACATTGGCATGGCAGTTCTAGGAATAACTACGCATATTATCCTGTTATTTTTGAAAGTGGAGAACTATTGCTGAAATGTGTTGAATTTTTAAAAATAAATGAGATATTTACAAGGAGATATTTTTATCCTTCTTTAGCGCAGTCATTGCCATACGTATCTCCACAAGAATTACCGATTACTGCGGCGATATCGGATAAGGTTCTATGTTTGCCTCTTTTTGTAGATTTGACCCTAGAAGAGGTTGATTTGATCAGTCGTTTGATTTTACGAATGCAAAATAACTAA
- a CDS encoding putative hexapeptide transferase family protein: MIIVGAKGFAKELLEIQHQTNKLHNLCFYDDWNEEGPEMLHGTFPVLKKERAAKAYFQNIDRYFALGIGNPNLRFALFEKFIALGGLCQSTISTMAEIGHYGVTIGAGCNILSGVKISNDVRIGIGTMIYYNSVVTHDAYIGNFCEISPNVTLLGRCSIGDFVQIGTGAIIFPDVVIGNNTVIAAGAVVRTSMPASVLVAGVPAVIKKQLIQTV, translated from the coding sequence ATGATAATCGTCGGAGCTAAAGGCTTTGCCAAAGAGCTATTGGAAATCCAACATCAGACTAATAAATTACACAACTTGTGTTTTTATGATGATTGGAATGAGGAGGGCCCAGAAATGCTTCATGGCACCTTTCCCGTATTAAAAAAGGAAAGAGCAGCTAAAGCGTATTTCCAAAATATTGACCGTTACTTTGCATTGGGAATTGGCAATCCTAATTTAAGGTTTGCGCTCTTCGAGAAGTTTATTGCATTAGGCGGTTTATGCCAGTCTACCATCAGCACAATGGCTGAAATTGGGCACTATGGAGTTACGATTGGTGCTGGTTGCAATATTTTAAGTGGCGTTAAAATCAGTAATGATGTACGTATTGGTATAGGAACTATGATCTATTATAATTCTGTGGTCACACACGACGCATACATCGGAAATTTTTGTGAAATATCTCCCAATGTTACCCTGTTGGGGAGGTGCAGTATTGGTGATTTTGTACAAATTGGAACTGGTGCGATTATTTTCCCCGATGTTGTAATTGGTAACAATACAGTGATTGCGGCGGGTGCGGTGGTGCGCACAAGTATGCCCGCTAGTGTATTGGTTGCTGGAGTCCCCGCGGTCATAAAAAAGCAATTGATACAAACGGTGTAG
- a CDS encoding glycosyltransferase, GT2 family encodes MLLSITLATYNVELYLRESLDSIVNQTLPEFELICLDDASSDGTVEILQEYAQRDSRIRLILKKKNEGLAVARNTCLTEAKGKYITFLDGDDFYDPTLFQKAVALAEKDAADLVMWDYVTFWNKADVEALRIKRSDLNAVDPTDKKALLKRPSFIWIKLVRVEKWRQLNIHFPPGYTRQDIPVHWHLITALDKVSLLPERLSFYRQQADATTAKKDGKLFHLVHIMDIVEKYLRENSLYNTYRETFLEQRLNFFAGMYDNIKPELKGEALQLIQDRMSPEIWKFLKSKNNLRLHTRYFFAALLGSFVARAQLALWHLSRTIYRKLKT; translated from the coding sequence ATGCTACTATCAATAACGCTGGCTACGTATAACGTCGAACTATACCTCCGGGAAAGCCTAGACAGTATTGTAAATCAAACGCTGCCTGAATTCGAACTAATCTGCTTAGATGATGCCTCCAGCGACGGTACGGTTGAGATCCTGCAGGAATATGCACAGAGAGACAGTCGTATCCGGCTTATCCTGAAGAAAAAAAATGAAGGTTTGGCCGTGGCGCGCAATACTTGTCTGACCGAAGCAAAAGGTAAGTATATTACTTTTCTGGATGGTGACGACTTCTATGACCCGACGCTTTTCCAAAAGGCTGTTGCTCTCGCAGAAAAGGATGCAGCGGATTTGGTGATGTGGGATTATGTGACTTTCTGGAACAAAGCGGATGTTGAAGCTCTCAGAATTAAAAGATCGGATCTTAATGCGGTGGATCCGACCGACAAAAAAGCACTGCTTAAGCGTCCTTCTTTTATTTGGATCAAGTTGGTTAGAGTTGAAAAATGGCGACAGCTTAATATTCATTTCCCCCCAGGCTACACGAGGCAGGATATTCCAGTGCACTGGCATCTTATTACCGCGCTTGACAAAGTAAGTTTACTGCCCGAACGGCTAAGTTTTTACCGTCAGCAAGCAGACGCCACCACTGCCAAGAAAGATGGTAAACTATTTCATTTGGTTCACATTATGGATATTGTGGAAAAATATTTAAGGGAAAACTCGTTGTATAATACTTATCGTGAAACTTTCCTTGAGCAGCGGCTAAATTTCTTTGCAGGGATGTATGACAATATTAAACCGGAACTGAAAGGTGAAGCATTACAGTTGATTCAGGACCGGATGTCACCAGAGATATGGAAATTCCTTAAAAGTAAAAATAACCTAAGGCTGCATACACGGTATTTCTTTGCTGCACTGCTTGGCAGTTTCGTAGCGAGAGCACAACTGGCATTGTGGCACTTGTCTCGAACTATATACAGAAAATTAAAAACATGA
- a CDS encoding Glycosyl transferase, group 1, which yields MIKVLHVTGVMNRGGAEVMLMDLYRNIPSDVHFDFLVNYRKKGGLPKGDFDDEIKKRGGDISFIPSQWDLGPLGYIREFRRIIQENKIPDIVHIHMNSKSGVIAWAAKKAGVKRVIVHSHANLKFRGSLPSRVFAHTEFFFQKILIRKFGDYYWGCSAEANRSLFANITLSPDNSAIINNAVDLASFSEVSIEAVTESRNSYGNTGSLIIGNVGRIVRHKNVLFIIELLNELQKQGGNFVFVFAGRADQQSYLDEIFAKTAEYGLKDRVKYLGLCEDVPHLMKTFDVFVGPALKEGFGMVAVEAQAAGIPTILYTGFPKSVDMQLGLATFIDSFNINEWVEALTAALKNKTPTAATVNTKIKSLGFDSAVNADRIAMMYKKIAL from the coding sequence ATGATAAAAGTGCTTCACGTTACAGGTGTAATGAACAGAGGTGGTGCCGAAGTGATGCTAATGGACCTTTACCGGAATATTCCGTCCGATGTTCATTTTGATTTTCTGGTCAATTACAGAAAAAAAGGGGGTCTGCCAAAAGGTGATTTCGATGATGAAATTAAGAAAAGAGGAGGCGATATATCCTTTATTCCTTCGCAATGGGATTTGGGTCCTCTCGGTTACATCCGGGAATTCCGAAGAATTATTCAGGAAAATAAAATTCCTGATATTGTCCATATCCATATGAATTCGAAATCCGGAGTTATTGCGTGGGCAGCTAAAAAAGCGGGAGTTAAAAGGGTAATAGTGCACAGCCATGCCAATTTAAAATTCAGGGGTTCCCTGCCTTCGCGGGTTTTCGCGCACACCGAATTTTTCTTTCAGAAGATTTTGATTAGAAAATTTGGCGATTATTACTGGGGATGTTCAGCAGAAGCCAACCGCAGCCTTTTTGCAAATATCACGCTGTCGCCTGACAACTCTGCAATTATAAACAATGCCGTAGACCTGGCGTCATTCAGTGAGGTAAGCATTGAGGCAGTGACTGAATCACGAAATTCTTACGGTAATACCGGTTCTTTAATTATTGGTAATGTAGGCAGGATTGTACGTCACAAGAACGTGCTTTTTATCATCGAATTGCTAAACGAATTACAAAAGCAAGGAGGCAACTTCGTGTTTGTATTTGCCGGCAGGGCGGATCAGCAGTCTTATCTGGATGAGATCTTTGCCAAAACTGCTGAGTATGGCTTAAAAGACCGTGTGAAATATCTCGGCTTGTGCGAGGATGTACCACATCTGATGAAAACATTTGATGTTTTTGTGGGACCTGCGTTAAAAGAGGGTTTTGGTATGGTCGCTGTGGAAGCACAGGCGGCAGGAATTCCCACCATTCTGTATACCGGTTTTCCTAAATCCGTAGATATGCAGTTGGGCCTGGCGACCTTTATCGATTCTTTCAACATCAATGAATGGGTTGAAGCTTTGACAGCCGCATTAAAGAATAAAACCCCCACCGCCGCGACGGTAAATACCAAAATAAAATCATTAGGATTCGACAGCGCTGTAAATGCTGATCGTATTGCCATGATGTATAAAAAAATCGCACTTTAA
- a CDS encoding putative poly-gamma-glutamate synthesis protein has product MNNSIILCGDLCPTDDTEAFFKAEDQHALFSDCLPLFKSAGLTAGNLEFVLTDDPQPIMKSGPILYGPTTHINVLKKAGIDIFSLANNHIKDCGEAGVKSTIATSADAHIETFGAAHNLQAAKKPFIGEVGGKKIGFLAFAEQEFNTAGADEYGSSFFDPFEDLDLIEKTRKSVDYLIVIYHGGIEYYEYPSPMLQKKCRRFVDKGADLVTCQHSHCIGTIENYNSKDIVYGQGNTLFGYRDGNDSWNEGIIIQLNLDGKDLKIDYLGVKARKEGGIRLMNDRENETLTEKLEKRSRQIKDAGFIQQSWQAFCKRKESLYLPQYLALNRYFIHLNRWTRNRFISLFYGRKYLRSSHNIMRCEAHNEVIQTLLQLKTKD; this is encoded by the coding sequence ATGAACAACTCTATCATATTATGTGGCGATTTATGCCCTACGGACGATACCGAAGCTTTCTTTAAAGCCGAAGATCAGCATGCACTTTTCAGTGATTGTCTCCCGCTGTTTAAAAGTGCCGGTTTGACTGCGGGAAACCTCGAGTTTGTGCTGACAGACGATCCTCAACCGATTATGAAGAGCGGCCCGATTCTTTACGGTCCTACGACGCATATCAATGTGTTGAAAAAGGCCGGAATAGATATCTTTAGCCTTGCCAACAACCACATTAAAGACTGTGGCGAGGCAGGGGTTAAAAGTACGATTGCGACAAGTGCGGATGCCCACATAGAGACATTCGGCGCAGCGCATAACCTGCAGGCAGCCAAAAAACCATTTATAGGTGAAGTGGGCGGAAAGAAAATAGGATTTCTGGCATTCGCCGAGCAGGAGTTCAATACCGCTGGCGCAGACGAATACGGTTCCAGTTTTTTTGACCCTTTTGAAGATCTGGACCTTATAGAAAAAACCAGGAAGAGTGTGGATTATCTGATTGTTATTTATCACGGTGGCATAGAATATTATGAATATCCAAGCCCAATGCTTCAGAAAAAATGCCGGCGCTTTGTGGATAAGGGCGCGGATCTCGTAACGTGCCAGCACAGCCACTGTATTGGTACCATTGAAAATTATAATAGTAAAGATATTGTATACGGACAGGGGAATACCCTTTTTGGCTACCGTGATGGGAATGATTCATGGAATGAAGGAATTATTATTCAACTGAATTTAGATGGAAAAGATTTAAAGATTGACTATCTTGGCGTAAAAGCCCGGAAGGAAGGCGGTATCCGACTGATGAACGACCGTGAAAATGAGACTTTAACAGAAAAGCTTGAAAAACGTTCCCGGCAAATCAAGGATGCAGGATTTATACAGCAATCTTGGCAAGCCTTCTGTAAAAGGAAGGAAAGCTTATATTTGCCCCAATATCTGGCCCTAAACCGGTACTTTATCCATCTGAACCGATGGACCCGGAACCGATTTATTTCTCTTTTTTACGGGAGAAAATATTTGAGGTCGAGCCATAATATCATGAGATGTGAAGCGCATAATGAGGTTATACAGACACTCCTTCAGCTTAAAACAAAAGACTAA
- a CDS encoding putative capsular polysaccharide biosynthesis protein YveQ translates to MFIYFIILGLVLLLLWGQNSSENSSILNLPALLAVGILIAFAGLRNVNVGTDTGNYVGIYYGYQDILASGQVITSNMEKGYIALMYVATGISTDYWAVLLLTAIICVGTYMYVIFKVSENVALSVFIYVVLGTYLVFFNAARQGLAISICAISVIFLLQRKIWHYIIVIIIASFFHRTALILLPFYFILRLPFSYRNTGIFVVAGAASFYFLSTILSLFDSDTEMRYGQYEERGATGGQLLSLFYILSSALLIYARKFIAADKIRLYDVFLNYSIFTAIIYFVVIATGSDVNFMRLTNYFAVGYVFGYPLILKSLNNITGALVKPLFIVAHLLFFAVYLSRMANLTPYYPNLNLF, encoded by the coding sequence ATGTTTATTTATTTTATTATTTTAGGACTCGTTCTGTTGCTCCTATGGGGACAAAACAGTAGTGAGAACTCATCCATTCTTAACTTACCGGCTCTGTTGGCTGTGGGAATTCTGATTGCGTTTGCGGGATTAAGAAATGTTAATGTCGGAACAGATACGGGTAACTATGTCGGAATCTACTACGGATACCAGGATATATTGGCATCGGGTCAGGTCATAACCAGCAATATGGAGAAAGGTTATATTGCCTTAATGTATGTTGCTACGGGAATATCGACGGATTATTGGGCCGTACTGCTGTTAACTGCCATCATCTGTGTGGGTACGTACATGTACGTGATCTTTAAGGTTTCCGAGAATGTTGCGTTATCTGTATTTATTTATGTGGTACTGGGGACATACCTGGTATTCTTTAATGCTGCGCGACAAGGTCTCGCGATTTCCATTTGCGCAATTTCCGTAATATTTCTATTGCAAAGAAAAATTTGGCACTACATAATAGTGATTATCATTGCGTCTTTTTTTCACCGCACAGCGCTAATTCTGCTGCCGTTTTATTTTATTCTGAGGCTGCCTTTCAGCTATCGTAACACGGGAATCTTTGTTGTAGCCGGTGCGGCCTCATTTTATTTCCTTAGTACGATTCTCTCTCTTTTTGACTCGGATACTGAAATGCGCTACGGGCAATATGAGGAGCGGGGTGCGACGGGAGGGCAATTACTATCCTTATTTTATATCTTATCTTCAGCTTTGTTGATTTATGCGAGAAAGTTCATCGCGGCGGATAAAATACGGCTTTACGATGTTTTTTTAAATTACAGTATTTTCACTGCCATCATTTATTTTGTAGTTATTGCCACAGGTAGTGATGTAAATTTTATGCGCTTAACTAATTATTTCGCAGTTGGATACGTTTTTGGTTATCCACTTATATTGAAAAGCCTCAATAATATAACTGGCGCTCTTGTGAAACCGCTTTTTATTGTCGCCCATCTTCTTTTTTTTGCTGTCTATTTATCCAGGATGGCTAACCTAACGCCTTATTATCCTAATTTAAACCTGTTTTAA
- a CDS encoding Probable glycosyltransferase, which produces MSVTVAIPFFNAEKYLADSIKSVFAQTFEDWELLLIDDGSTDNSLSIAKSVNDPRVRVLSDGLNKKLACRLNEVTRIAKYDLIARMDADDLMSPNRLKTQIDILNTNPDYDLVTTGVYSVMNDLTLVGKRGSSFKDATFDEIISRKKGVTHAALMARKNWYERNKYDETLTIAQDLDLWVRSSFNNDLKIISVDEPLYIYREEGNVTSAKILRAYKNERRLIKKYVGLLNPIYIKSMMKTLAVTMMDIFSIKRDMQAKRNIEVGPQERYNYEQNVQRVKSIRLPLQ; this is translated from the coding sequence ATGTCTGTAACTGTTGCTATTCCTTTTTTTAACGCCGAAAAATATTTGGCAGATTCTATTAAATCGGTCTTTGCGCAGACCTTCGAGGACTGGGAACTCCTCCTTATCGATGATGGATCCACAGACAATTCTTTATCTATCGCAAAGTCCGTCAACGATCCCCGTGTGCGTGTACTTTCAGACGGACTGAACAAAAAACTTGCATGCCGCCTGAATGAAGTGACACGAATCGCAAAATATGACCTTATAGCGCGCATGGACGCAGACGATTTGATGAGTCCAAACCGACTAAAGACGCAGATAGACATTTTAAACACTAATCCGGATTATGATCTTGTTACAACGGGTGTGTATTCGGTAATGAACGATTTAACATTAGTTGGAAAGAGAGGGTCTTCTTTTAAAGATGCAACTTTTGATGAAATTATCAGCCGGAAGAAGGGGGTGACACATGCTGCACTTATGGCGCGTAAAAATTGGTATGAGAGAAACAAATACGATGAGACCTTAACGATTGCGCAGGATTTGGATCTGTGGGTCCGCAGTAGTTTTAATAATGACCTGAAGATAATTTCTGTTGATGAGCCGCTTTACATATACAGGGAGGAGGGTAACGTTACCTCAGCAAAAATTCTGCGGGCCTACAAAAACGAAAGAAGACTGATTAAAAAATATGTAGGGCTGCTTAATCCCATTTATATTAAGTCCATGATGAAAACGCTGGCCGTGACAATGATGGATATATTCTCGATAAAAAGAGACATGCAAGCTAAAAGAAACATTGAGGTCGGTCCTCAAGAACGGTATAATTATGAACAAAATGTTCAACGTGTGAAGTCAATCAGATTACCGCTCCAATGA
- a CDS encoding putative Capsular polysaccharide biosynthesis glycosyl transferase, protein MKKKFFLLTTVPISLRFFKGQIAAINNLYEVTLISSPDGSLEEIALEEKVYHKGIEMKRDISVFSDLYSFFKLLLYFYREAPHIIHCNTPKASLLGLIAGFIVRVPTRIYYIHGLRYEGATGLKQIMLKSMERLSCFCATHIVAVSEGVKTTAAADLTQKHISIIHNGSANGMMIDSFTESTYDLTSIKEELKLGKHDFVFGFVGRLVADKGINELVAAFARLSIKYPTAKLLLVGYYEDALDPLQQITKETIKNNPNILECGFQRDVKKYISVMDIFVSPSYREGFGLTLLEANLMGKPVIATRITGYSEIVVEGVNGFLINKKDVSQLQSRMDYVFNHREEIELMRENCLNIVRSKYNHDDVKKSAIKFYRQFSSS, encoded by the coding sequence ATGAAAAAAAAATTTTTTCTGTTAACTACAGTTCCGATTTCCCTTCGCTTTTTTAAAGGTCAGATAGCCGCGATTAATAATCTGTATGAGGTTACACTGATAAGTTCCCCTGATGGTTCACTGGAAGAAATTGCACTGGAAGAAAAGGTATATCATAAAGGAATTGAGATGAAGCGGGACATTTCTGTTTTTAGTGACCTCTATAGTTTTTTTAAACTACTCCTGTATTTTTATAGAGAAGCACCGCATATCATCCACTGTAATACGCCCAAGGCATCATTGCTGGGTTTAATTGCCGGTTTTATCGTGCGGGTACCTACCAGGATTTATTATATTCATGGACTCAGATATGAAGGAGCAACGGGCCTGAAACAAATAATGCTTAAAAGTATGGAAAGACTTTCATGTTTTTGTGCTACCCATATAGTGGCCGTAAGCGAAGGCGTAAAAACTACTGCAGCAGCTGATTTAACACAGAAACATATTTCTATAATTCACAACGGCAGTGCCAATGGAATGATGATAGACAGTTTTACTGAAAGTACATACGATCTTACGTCCATCAAAGAAGAGTTAAAGTTAGGCAAACATGATTTTGTTTTTGGATTCGTTGGAAGACTTGTTGCCGACAAAGGAATCAATGAATTGGTTGCAGCATTTGCCCGTCTGTCTATAAAGTACCCTACAGCAAAACTACTTCTTGTGGGTTATTACGAAGATGCACTAGACCCCCTACAGCAGATTACCAAAGAAACGATAAAAAATAATCCGAATATTTTGGAGTGCGGATTTCAACGTGATGTAAAAAAATACATTTCTGTGATGGATATTTTTGTTTCACCCTCTTACAGAGAAGGATTTGGTCTTACCTTACTTGAAGCCAACTTAATGGGCAAGCCCGTAATAGCCACCAGAATTACCGGGTATTCTGAGATTGTTGTAGAAGGCGTAAATGGATTTCTCATAAATAAAAAGGATGTAAGTCAGTTACAAAGCAGGATGGATTACGTTTTTAATCATCGTGAAGAAATTGAACTGATGCGCGAAAACTGCTTAAATATAGTCAGATCAAAATATAACCATGACGATGTTAAAAAAAGCGCTATAAAATTTTACCGTCAGTTCTCAAGCAGCTAA
- a CDS encoding oxidoreductase, short chain dehydrogenase/reductase family protein, which yields MTGAKHLEGQWALILGGSSGLGLATAKKLAAEGMNICIIHRDSRQAMAEIQQDFDKIRKKGNPFLSFNVDASNSEKIGSVVNDIRAEVGQGSVYCIVHSIAKGNLKSMVDSQEGELQKNDFLITVDAMSVSLYEWVKSVFSAGLFAKDARVLSFTSMGNSRAYRGYAAVSAAKAALEAITRNIALEFAPYGIRANCIQAGLTDTKSQRMIPGAAEMKEQSIRRNPFKRITTPEDVADAVYLLCQPEAAWITGAVIPVDGGESII from the coding sequence ATGACCGGCGCTAAACACCTGGAGGGTCAGTGGGCTCTGATCCTTGGTGGCAGTAGCGGCTTAGGGCTGGCCACTGCTAAGAAACTCGCTGCCGAAGGCATGAATATATGCATTATTCACCGCGATTCGAGGCAGGCGATGGCCGAAATTCAGCAGGACTTCGACAAAATAAGAAAGAAAGGCAACCCGTTTCTTTCGTTCAATGTGGACGCTAGCAATTCTGAGAAAATCGGGTCGGTAGTTAATGACATACGTGCTGAAGTCGGACAGGGCAGTGTTTACTGTATTGTTCACAGCATCGCCAAAGGAAATCTAAAGTCAATGGTCGATTCACAAGAAGGGGAATTACAAAAAAATGATTTCCTCATTACTGTGGATGCGATGAGCGTAAGTCTTTACGAATGGGTGAAGTCTGTGTTTTCCGCGGGATTGTTTGCGAAGGACGCCAGGGTTCTTTCCTTTACGAGTATGGGCAACTCCAGGGCTTACAGAGGTTATGCAGCCGTTTCCGCTGCCAAGGCTGCACTCGAAGCCATTACCAGAAATATTGCACTCGAATTCGCACCGTACGGTATCCGTGCCAACTGTATCCAGGCAGGGCTTACCGATACGAAATCGCAGAGGATGATTCCTGGTGCCGCCGAGATGAAAGAGCAGTCCATACGGCGGAATCCTTTTAAACGAATCACGACTCCTGAGGATGTAGCGGATGCGGTCTATTTGTTATGCCAGCCTGAAGCGGCCTGGATTACCGGCGCGGTGATTCCGGTGGATGGCGGTGAATCCATCATTTGA